The following proteins are encoded in a genomic region of Thioclava nitratireducens:
- the typA gene encoding translational GTPase TypA — protein sequence MDLRNIAIIAHVDHGKTTLVDQLLRQSGAFRENQAVAERAMDSNDIERERGITILAKATSVEWGGTRINIVDTPGHADFGGEVERILSMVDGVVLLVDAAEGPMPQTKFVTSKALALGLKPIVVLNKVDKPAAEPDRALDEVFDLFANLGADDEQLDFPHLYASGIGGWADTELDGPRENLDALFELILKHVEPPKQEFRADEPFQMLATTLSADPFIGRILTGRIEAGTLKVGDQLKALSRKGERIEAFRCTKILAFRGLSQQPIDEAVAGDIVTVAGMTKATVADTLCAPEVDTPIDAQPIDPPTISVTFGINDSPLAGKDGSKVQSRVIRDRLMKEAETNVAIRVEDTPGGEAFVVSGRGELQMGVLIENMRREGFELSISRPKVIFREEDGQRMEPIEEVIVDVDDEYSGVVIEKLTGYRKGELAEMRPAEGGKTRIVAHVPSRGMIGYQGEFLTDTRGSGVLNRLFHSWAPYKGQIDGRRQGVLISMENGVSVAYALWNLEERGKLFIGSQEQVYTGMIIGEHSRDNDLEVNPLKGKKLTNVRASGTDEAVRLTPPVRLSLEEAIAYINDDELVEVTPKAIRLRKLHLDPHERKRAAREG from the coding sequence ATGGACCTTCGCAACATTGCGATCATCGCTCACGTGGACCACGGCAAGACGACGCTCGTGGACCAGCTTCTGCGCCAATCGGGCGCTTTCCGTGAAAACCAGGCCGTCGCGGAACGCGCGATGGACAGCAACGACATCGAGCGCGAGCGCGGCATCACCATTCTCGCCAAGGCCACCTCGGTGGAATGGGGCGGCACCCGCATCAACATCGTCGACACCCCCGGCCACGCCGATTTCGGCGGCGAGGTCGAGCGTATCCTCTCGATGGTGGACGGTGTCGTGCTGCTGGTGGACGCAGCCGAAGGCCCGATGCCGCAGACCAAGTTCGTGACCTCGAAGGCGCTTGCGCTTGGCCTGAAGCCGATCGTCGTGCTCAACAAGGTCGACAAGCCCGCGGCCGAGCCCGACCGCGCGCTGGACGAGGTGTTCGACCTCTTCGCGAATCTCGGCGCCGATGACGAGCAGCTCGACTTCCCGCATCTCTATGCCTCGGGCATCGGTGGCTGGGCGGATACCGAGCTGGACGGCCCGCGCGAGAACCTCGACGCGCTGTTCGAGCTGATCCTGAAGCATGTCGAGCCGCCGAAGCAGGAATTCCGCGCCGACGAGCCGTTCCAGATGCTGGCCACCACGCTCTCGGCCGACCCGTTCATCGGGCGCATCCTGACCGGCCGCATCGAGGCGGGCACGCTCAAGGTCGGCGATCAGCTCAAGGCGCTCTCGCGCAAGGGCGAGCGCATCGAAGCCTTCCGCTGCACCAAGATTCTCGCCTTCCGTGGCCTGTCGCAGCAGCCGATCGACGAGGCCGTCGCTGGCGACATCGTCACCGTCGCAGGCATGACCAAGGCCACCGTCGCCGACACGCTCTGCGCGCCGGAAGTCGATACCCCGATCGACGCCCAGCCGATCGATCCGCCGACGATCTCCGTGACCTTCGGCATCAACGACTCGCCGCTCGCCGGCAAGGACGGCTCGAAGGTGCAGTCGCGCGTCATTCGCGACCGCCTGATGAAAGAGGCCGAAACCAACGTCGCGATCCGCGTCGAGGACACCCCCGGCGGCGAGGCTTTCGTGGTCTCGGGTCGTGGCGAACTCCAGATGGGCGTGCTGATCGAGAACATGCGCCGCGAAGGGTTCGAACTGTCGATCTCGCGCCCGAAGGTGATCTTCCGCGAGGAAGACGGCCAGCGCATGGAGCCGATCGAGGAAGTCATCGTCGACGTGGACGACGAGTATTCCGGCGTCGTGATCGAGAAGCTGACCGGCTACCGCAAGGGCGAACTGGCCGAGATGCGCCCGGCCGAGGGTGGCAAGACCCGCATCGTGGCCCATGTCCCCTCGCGCGGCATGATCGGCTATCAGGGCGAGTTCCTGACCGACACGCGCGGCTCGGGCGTGCTGAACCGCCTGTTCCATAGCTGGGCGCCCTACAAGGGCCAGATCGACGGGCGTCGTCAGGGCGTTCTGATCTCGATGGAGAATGGCGTCTCTGTCGCCTACGCGCTGTGGAACCTCGAGGAGCGCGGCAAGCTGTTCATCGGCTCGCAGGAGCAGGTCTATACCGGGATGATCATCGGCGAGCATTCGCGCGACAACGATCTCGAAGTGAACCCGCTCAAGGGCAAGAAGCTGACCAACGTCCGCGCCTCGGGCACGGATGAAGCGGTCCGCCTGACCCCGCCGGTGCGTCTGTCGCTCGAGGAGGCCATCGCCTATATCAACGACGACGAGCTGGTCGAAGTCACGCCCAAGGCGATCCGCCTGCGCAAACTGCACCTCGACCCGCACGAGCGGAAGCGCGCAGCCCGCGAAGGCTGA